The window AGATGAGTCCTAAACATTGTAGGACACCTTAATCCTTGTTCTAGAAAGATGTCAAACCAATTTCAGCAAGGAACCTTCCCATGCCGTGCATATCCTTATCTAGAACCTGTtttcttgccttgcaaggctttctagaagccttatcttacCCTATCCAAACCTGCCGCACCCCCtaggcctttttccttgtggattatgatttctaagcctttttccttgtggatttgggttatccaagtccatatctgattaccctagggttttaggtgcctatatatactcatatctCAGCCCTAGCCGAACCACCACCCATCATAATACATAaatcacgccagaaatcatccCCACTCTCTGCCGCAGCCTTCCATCACCATTCTCCCTAATTTCTGCCAAAAACAAACCCTTGCCGCCCCTATCATCCACCCTAACCACTCTCATACCATTCCATATCCATTCccccatacaaataccacccaaaacctgtccataaTCTCTGTGCTGCAGCAAGGACGAAGGAGGAATttcgtggatgcacctgctgcccaagttggagtgtctaggtgttctctttctttggatttcaatgtttaaacttatttatctttgctttgtgcgtatgaggaactaaaccccccttggctaggggggattcgaaaccatgtttatacttgctatatgatttgattacttctaattgcgtttcataagttgtggattcaatttgcttatctatttgaattaaactgatttgtgtgtgttggttgagagtgcacgcttaattttcatgcataaatctaatgctaggatataagggattttcacctaatcattatgaacttatattcgcaagtagtaaaggttgttgatcacaatcatgttaagtaaattcttggcataagtatcatgcgctttcatagttacgagtgcctcatcaatacttatgatttccattgaacgtaatgatctttgattgtatctctattatgcgctttcatgtagggaacttttgaggaataatttggttgcgatgcgctttttccatccaattcattgacttaagggaaatctgaaagttaatttaagcgtatctaattcacttggggtgttgggaattcatggtttattgagaagcaattggaaatcgttttgtatgcaagtgtgacatgtgtggagaagaaccccttagctagctttccatccattcactttagccaaattcgttttaaaatctgttcaagttacaaagtttctgttttgtttttaatttcgtcaaaaccaaatccccctttattttgttgagtcatcttagttagaaatcaatttagtttgtgtttttaagtgtcttgagtcaagttataacctattttcgtccaaatttgtgtttgtgttcaaaactgcccagattgtgtttttaaggcagttttgagtgtttctaggctgttttgagtcttttggtttgttttagtgttttagagtttagttttgcattctttgagtctagtttagtgttttaaactttgtttttacgttttgagtcggttttcaagtgattgagcaatccctcctaatccccggcctagaacgatccctacttacatactttgctacaattgataaaaagagggtttaatttgtgtgcttatatatttcgcatcagggATCTTGTCAGCTAAGGCAGTGTTGTTTGACACTCCAGGACTTGGGCATCCATATTTGGTGTCCATGAGACTTGACCTTATTTGTAAGCACTCACTTATTCGGGTTTCTTATTTTAAGTTGCAGATATGAATGGTTTTTGGAGCCTCGTTTGATTTATGTTTGCTCAAATTatcttaaaatttaagttggtaGAACATGCTTATTTCTTGGCTCAAATTCCACACAGATGCCTTTTAACAATGCCGTAGATGTCAGGTTCTATCGTTTACTTGTACAAAAGATTCTAGCTTATAATTTCTGTTGGAGGTTATGAGTTCAATAATCTGTTGAGTTTAAAGTGTTTTAACGACAAGAAAGTCCTTGTAATCCATCCATACATGTGTAATTTTTCAATGCATGAGAATGGACTAATGATCAAATCCAAGTGCTGCTGAATCCTGTGTTTGAAATCTGCAGGCAGGGCAAACCATACATGTTGGTGGTTTAGCAAGACTAGATCTTGTTCAAGCTTCTGTTGAAACAATTTATTTGACAGTTTGGGCTTCGCCAAATATTTCTTTACATATGGAGAAGATAGAAAATGCTGATGAGACATGGAGGAAACATGGTGGTATTAGGTTGCAGGTGATTCTTTATCCCAGTTGGTTACATTTTTGTcattattttgcattttatcgcATAGTTCAATTCGATTTGATTCTGGATACAAATTCTTAATGATATCATAGTCTTGATATCTGCAAGTGTTATCAAATGATTcttaatgaaattttattttatgtatgcATTTTGCATATGAACAATATTGAGTGGGATTCATCCTTTAAATTTTGGTCAGCAGTTATAGGACGGAACTAGTCTTTGTGTTCTTGCAAAATGCAGCGGCTCCTTACCTTTTACCGACTGGACTCCGCCTTACACTTTTGCAGCCTCCAATTGGCGCCGATCGTGCTGCTGAGATGAGAAAACGGGAAGAGAGGGAAATCAAGGTGTCTGGAGCAAGCTGGGATGTGAATAGCATCGATATTGCAGTAGCTGGTTTAGGTTGGTTTTCGTTAGGTCTCAAAGGGGAAGCAACCTTGGCATTGTGGACATATGCTTGAGAGAACCCGGATTTTGGCTACCGAAAGCAATATCTGAGGCAATTGGTAACTAGAGTGAAGTTAAAGCTCACAGGAAATAGCTTCAAATGGAGAGTGCAGATTCCGTTTCCGAGGTCTCCATTTGAAGAGAAGGGAAGCGTGATGTTCTACCTCATTTTCGACCAGCAACACGATTCACCTCGTTCTACTTGCTCTGCAAGTCAGCTTGACTTTTCGGAGGGTTTTACGACAGCTTGCTCTGCAAGTCTGCTTGGCTTTTCAGAGGGTTTTACGACAGCTCGTTGAGACTATCATTGCGTTACGTGTTTAGCTTGCAGAATCAAATTCCGACTGAACCGCCCGTGGTGGATCAGACAGCTTCGGCTACAGAGCTTAATCTTTGAGCGAGATTGTTAAAAATTGTGTTTCGATACACCTGAGGAACTAGAAAACTCTCTCctttttacttgttttgttgaaattttacactttttttttttacaactttCTTACCCCCAAGGGTATTTTTAGTAAACTGAACAAAAGCTGCATTAGAATACAGAAATTACAGAAACTACAAATTACTCGGTTTTGCCATCGGCTAAACTACACAAGGGAAGCTAGCTGCTTTCAAGGTTCAACGAGGCTGCTGGATGAAACGGGGGCTGCATTTCGGGCTCACATGCTTTGCTGGCTTCTCAGCATACCTCCTTGGCTCCACAGGGGACTTCGGACGTCTGTCCTCCAGTGACTTCAAATTCTTCAAGACCGCAGCGCCCTTCTCAAACCCTGCTGTTGTTCCAACACAAAATTTGAGTCCAACAATCGAACAGCATATTCGGAAACTGCATTAAAGTTGTTCATCCCAGTTTCCAACAATCTACAATCTTTCAGAGTATCTGTTCTTACCATCTTTACCTTCAGTCTGAGACATCTGAAGGAACTCCTCAAACTGAGCTTCTAGACCGGAGAATTCATCACCAACATCGAGATCAAAGGTCTCCGGAAGCAAATCAGCGACATTGTCAACTTCATTCTGGGTATCATCATAGAAGCCATCCTCACCCTGCTGACTGAGCCAGTAGTCGTGGTACCATGTGGAGGTTGTGACCAGTTGCCACCATTCAGGGGAGAAATCCTCCACCTGCCGGAGAGCCGCAGGGATAAAGAGAGGGGCGTTGGGATTCAATCTTGATCCTCCGGAAACCAGGGCCATCTTTGGCTAAGCGCAAGTCAACTACATCGGAAAAACAGTCAATCAGTTACGAAATCTTCTCGTTTTCAGGTTCCACACACGTACATCAGAAAAGAACAAATGCAATAATCCATGGAAGACGTTTTATACGACGCAATTTCATCCAAATCTATGATTTTCAATTGATCAATGAACTCGCAAACTTTCACATTTCAAAGTTCACATGACCAGAATTTAGGATCAAACGAGAACAGTAAAACCTAGTCGATTTGAATGAAGGCAATTTGGCGGATTTGAAAAAGATTGtgaattaaaaaggaaaatatattcTTTAGAAATAAATACGAAgcttttcttaaaaataaaaaccaaaaacaaaatcaaagccATCAAAACAGCAGATTAaacacataaataaataaatcagatTTTCTAAATTTTCTCAACAACCAAACAGAACCAGATCTACCaatcagaaattaaaaacaaaccAAACCCTCACAGCCAAATCATTCGCTCAATTTTACCTAATCACCTGAACCTTctaatcttaaatttttttcGGACACCAGAACCTGAATTCAAAGAATCAAGATTGCAATTTGGTTCTTTTTCctccattttctccaaaaagatGTTTACAATATCTTTTTTCTTTACAAATAATCAGATCCATTAATTAACGaaaataaattcaataaatagAACAAAAACCGAAAGATTTTCAATACCTCTTCGAGGCTTCGAGCGAACGAGAAAATATCTGGGTGCGAAATATCAGCCAACGGGATCCACCAGAGAGCGAGAAATACGTGTGAGTGCGAGAGGGAGGAGGGTGGGTTTATATAGTGAAGGAAATATGAGCCTAGCTGGTTTGGAGTTACGAACCTGAGGTTCGACCTGATGTTTGCGCTGTACGGACTCCTGGATATTGCGCAGTTATCAGCCGTTGATTTTCCTTATCGGTGTCACGCGGTAATAAGCTGTAGTTCATTGACTTTGACTGGTTTGAGAAAACACCAATTAAAACCGTGCCACGTTTCCCACACGGGATCATGCAAATATCGCTTTTAAGAGCAACTTCAGCATTGTAAAGATAGAGCAACTCATTATTGAATAGCATTTAATAAACAGTAATTTCCTTTAATGAACTGCATTTTACATATCCACCACTAAACTGAATAATCATGATAattggtaataaaatattagtattttttattttataaataatacaaaataattttatttgtaatttcggataagattttatcgttctcgttgcgccatgtgtcattatccgaaaagataattTTTGGTAATAGATTTCTATAAGATATTTATCAAATGCCGT is drawn from Malus domestica chromosome 14, GDT2T_hap1 and contains these coding sequences:
- the LOC103454551 gene encoding protein EARLY RESPONSIVE TO DEHYDRATION 15-like isoform X2 yields the protein MALVSGGSRLNPNAPLFIPAALRQVEDFSPEWWQLVTTSTWYHDYWLSQQGEDGFYDDTQNEVDNVADLLPETFDLDVGDEFSGLEAQFEEFLQMSQTEGKDGFEKGAAVLKNLKSLEDRRPKSPVEPRRYAEKPAKHVSPKCSPRFIQQPR
- the LOC103454551 gene encoding protein EARLY RESPONSIVE TO DEHYDRATION 15-like isoform X4, with protein sequence MALVSGGSRLNPNAPLFIPAALRQVEDFSPEWWQLVTTSTWYHDYWLSQQGEDGFYDDTQNEVDNVADLLPETFDLDVGDEFSGLEAQFEEFLQMSQTEGFEKGAAVLKNLKSLEDRRPKSPVEPRRYAEKPAKHVSPKCSPRFIQQPR
- the LOC103454551 gene encoding protein EARLY RESPONSIVE TO DEHYDRATION 15-like isoform X3, which encodes MALVSGGSRLNPNAPLFIPAALRQVEDFSPEWWQLVTTSTWYHDYWLSQQGEDGFYDDTQNEVDNVADLLPETFDLDVGDEFSGLEAQFEEFLQMSQTEAGFEKGAAVLKNLKSLEDRRPKSPVEPRRYAEKPAKHVSPKCSPRFIQQPR
- the LOC103454551 gene encoding protein EARLY RESPONSIVE TO DEHYDRATION 15-like isoform X1, which codes for MALVSGGSRLNPNAPLFIPAALRQVEDFSPEWWQLVTTSTWYHDYWLSQQGEDGFYDDTQNEVDNVADLLPETFDLDVGDEFSGLEAQFEEFLQMSQTEGKDAGFEKGAAVLKNLKSLEDRRPKSPVEPRRYAEKPAKHVSPKCSPRFIQQPR